One Hyphomicrobiales bacterium DNA segment encodes these proteins:
- a CDS encoding mechanosensitive ion channel, which translates to MCSRRVHRNSRLRSARSSAIPRPSPIFPSSLAERQAGRAYARRAENNSDRGNAMQEGQQGAEWLAGGATLLIAFPVAMVVLAELSSRLAGTRWNGYREPIRLLRMQCLPALFLLVLLRSVVGMESSSIAVRVADTAFWIMLANFVLSATNVAFFEQGMGDGALARTPKLLLDLVRAFLVLLAAAIVISVVWGVDLGGLLTALGVGSIVIGLALQDTLGSIFAGIALLSSRQLRVGDWVLLGPHEGRIANMNWRSVTVDTLLGDRVIVPNSSVSKERMTVFGVATGVRWASAECILAYEHPPQRVMDLLIATAKAVPGIAQDPAPIARLVEFGDYGIKYAVWFAVADVHRVGLFAHEIRCNFWYVAQREGLIFPARYNWLYGDGPMAAEGSRGRSGAGEAEGAKQLAREIAGSGAIPRNPEALEGLAARGRRVLYRGGETVALAGAPLRHVWIVLDGVVSVVTKQATGDGAPASNFRTGQVVVFPAALHHGTLPFDLRADCDVVAIELPADDFATYLAKDQPLADQIEHLMSLNEQVLNGANGTAAGAARGKTVGNRGELLQQLFGIEVVAAGAAASAVALGLESAHAASSSDGDRRPAGNPADDNDQNEAPDGHAGAN; encoded by the coding sequence ATGTGTTCGAGGAGAGTTCATCGGAACTCTCGCCTTCGCTCGGCACGATCGTCTGCCATACCGCGGCCATCGCCGATATTTCCTTCCTCGCTGGCGGAGCGGCAAGCGGGTCGGGCGTACGCAAGGCGAGCTGAGAACAATTCGGATCGGGGCAACGCGATGCAAGAAGGACAGCAGGGTGCGGAATGGCTCGCGGGCGGCGCGACGCTGCTCATCGCCTTTCCGGTCGCCATGGTGGTGCTGGCGGAACTTTCCTCACGGCTCGCCGGAACGCGGTGGAACGGCTACCGCGAGCCGATCAGGCTGCTGCGCATGCAATGCCTGCCGGCGCTGTTCCTTCTCGTACTGCTGCGCTCGGTGGTCGGGATGGAGAGCAGCTCGATCGCGGTGCGGGTCGCGGACACGGCGTTCTGGATCATGCTCGCCAACTTCGTGCTCTCGGCGACCAACGTGGCGTTCTTCGAGCAGGGGATGGGCGATGGCGCGCTCGCGCGAACGCCCAAGCTGCTGCTCGATCTCGTGCGCGCTTTCCTCGTGTTACTCGCGGCCGCCATCGTCATCTCCGTCGTCTGGGGCGTCGATCTCGGCGGCCTGCTGACGGCGCTCGGGGTCGGCTCCATCGTCATCGGGCTGGCGCTGCAGGATACGCTCGGCAGCATCTTCGCGGGTATCGCGTTGCTCTCTTCACGCCAGCTCAGGGTCGGTGACTGGGTTCTGCTCGGCCCGCACGAGGGGCGGATCGCCAACATGAACTGGCGCTCGGTGACCGTCGATACGCTGCTCGGCGATCGCGTGATCGTGCCGAATTCCTCGGTCTCCAAGGAGCGCATGACGGTGTTCGGCGTTGCGACGGGGGTGCGCTGGGCGAGCGCGGAATGTATCCTCGCATACGAGCATCCGCCGCAGCGCGTCATGGATTTGCTGATCGCCACGGCGAAGGCGGTGCCCGGAATCGCGCAGGACCCCGCCCCGATCGCCCGCCTCGTCGAATTCGGCGACTACGGCATCAAGTACGCGGTCTGGTTCGCCGTCGCCGACGTTCATCGGGTCGGGCTCTTCGCACACGAGATCCGCTGCAATTTCTGGTATGTCGCGCAACGTGAAGGGCTGATCTTTCCGGCCCGCTACAACTGGCTCTACGGTGACGGCCCGATGGCGGCGGAAGGCTCGCGAGGCAGATCGGGTGCCGGAGAGGCGGAAGGTGCAAAGCAACTCGCCCGGGAAATCGCCGGCTCCGGGGCAATTCCGCGCAATCCCGAAGCACTCGAAGGGCTCGCCGCCCGTGGCCGGCGTGTGCTCTATCGCGGCGGTGAAACGGTCGCTCTGGCCGGCGCGCCCTTACGCCATGTCTGGATCGTTCTCGACGGCGTCGTCAGTGTGGTCACCAAACAGGCAACCGGCGATGGCGCCCCGGCGTCGAATTTCCGGACCGGGCAAGTGGTCGTCTTTCCGGCGGCGCTGCATCACGGGACCCTGCCTTTCGATCTTCGCGCCGATTGCGACGTCGTGGCCATCGAACTGCCAGCGGACGACTTTGCGACCTATCTGGCCAAGGACCAGCCGCTCGCCGATCAGATCGAGCACCTCATGAGCCTCAACGAGCAAGTGCTCAATGGAGCCAACGGCACGGCGGCTGGCGCTGCGCGGGGCAAGACCGTCGGCAATCGCGGCGAGCTGTTGCAACAGCTGTTCGGTATCGAGGTGGTCGCGGCTGGCGCGGCAGCATCGGCTGTCGCACTCGGCCTCGAAAGCGCGCATGCCGCGAGCAGCAGCGATGGCGATAGGCGGCCGGCCGGCAATCCGGCTGACGACAACGACCAGAACGAAGCGCCCGACGGTCATGCTGGTGCGAACTGA
- a CDS encoding cyclic nucleotide-binding domain-containing protein, whose protein sequence is MRPGSDTRGRPGMPRDNCGPGPLQGPRNACRASNTPATSASHMRPHMRGQPISRPVSPLGLTPFTACVAARCGAMLGRSCSRGGQHSMAFGMKQLGTSLQHGWRRGRVGRDGWRRRVYEILEVGRGEDRASILVDRALIVLIIANVIAFAAETVPSIQENYGAALDVFNLVSVFIFTIEYLLRLWSCVEVPFLKRIPPLEARFRFARRPYMLIDLAAILPFYLSLFLAIDLRILRILRLFRFLKLARYSPALHTLLRVLINERRALAGALLLMIAALLFASTGIYFLEHDAQPEKFGSIPAAAWWAMATLTTVGYGDVAPVTPLGQLFGSFVMVIGLGMFALPIAIISTGFAQEVGRRDFVITWSLLARIPLFAELDAQAIAGIMPYLHAHNYPPHWEVITQGQQGESMFFIASGMVSTRTSGGDITLRTGDFFGEIGMLEQSAHEVPFTTAARCRLLRLHREDFLRLERAHPRIAAHIRAIAEARKTARDAGRPEPRGASEIIDDDHPAI, encoded by the coding sequence ATGCGCCCCGGCTCCGACACGCGCGGCCGGCCGGGCATGCCACGCGACAATTGCGGTCCCGGCCCGCTTCAGGGTCCCCGGAACGCCTGCCGAGCATCCAACACTCCGGCCACTTCGGCAAGCCACATGCGGCCCCACATGCGCGGCCAACCGATATCGAGACCCGTCTCACCGCTTGGCTTAACGCCATTTACGGCATGCGTTGCTGCGAGGTGCGGCGCAATGTTAGGCAGGAGCTGCAGTCGGGGTGGGCAACATTCGATGGCATTTGGAATGAAGCAGCTGGGCACTTCTCTCCAGCATGGCTGGCGACGTGGCCGCGTGGGTCGCGACGGTTGGCGCCGCCGTGTCTACGAGATCCTCGAGGTCGGCCGCGGCGAGGACCGCGCCAGCATCCTGGTCGATCGCGCGCTGATCGTCCTCATCATCGCGAACGTCATCGCATTCGCCGCGGAGACCGTGCCGAGCATTCAGGAGAACTACGGCGCGGCGCTCGACGTATTCAATCTCGTCTCGGTCTTCATTTTCACCATCGAATACCTGCTGCGACTTTGGAGTTGCGTCGAAGTTCCATTTCTCAAGCGCATCCCTCCGCTCGAGGCGCGCTTTCGCTTCGCGCGCCGCCCCTACATGCTGATCGATCTCGCCGCGATCCTGCCGTTCTATCTCAGTCTCTTTCTGGCGATCGATCTGCGCATCCTGCGCATCCTGCGGCTCTTTCGATTCTTGAAGCTGGCGCGCTACTCGCCTGCCCTGCACACGCTCTTACGCGTGCTGATCAACGAGCGCCGCGCCCTTGCCGGTGCGCTGCTGCTGATGATCGCCGCGCTCCTCTTTGCCTCGACAGGGATCTACTTCCTGGAGCACGACGCCCAGCCCGAGAAATTCGGATCGATCCCCGCGGCCGCCTGGTGGGCGATGGCGACGCTCACCACCGTCGGCTACGGTGACGTCGCCCCGGTCACGCCCCTCGGCCAGCTGTTCGGCAGCTTCGTCATGGTGATCGGGCTCGGCATGTTCGCATTGCCGATCGCCATCATCTCGACCGGTTTCGCCCAGGAGGTCGGTCGCCGCGACTTCGTGATCACCTGGTCGCTACTCGCTCGCATCCCGCTCTTTGCCGAACTCGATGCCCAAGCCATCGCCGGCATCATGCCCTATCTGCACGCCCACAATTACCCACCCCACTGGGAGGTCATCACCCAGGGGCAACAGGGAGAGTCGATGTTTTTCATCGCCTCGGGAATGGTCTCGACCCGCACGAGCGGCGGCGACATTACCTTGCGCACCGGCGATTTCTTCGGCGAGATCGGTATGCTGGAGCAGTCGGCGCACGAAGTGCCGTTCACGACGGCCGCCCGCTGTCGGCTCCTGCGCCTTCACCGCGAGGACTTCCTGCGCCTCGAGCGGGCACATCCTCGCATCGCCGCCCATATCCGCGCCATCGCCGAAGCCCGCAAGACGGCCCGCGACGCCGGCCGCCCCGAACCCCGCGGCGCGAGCGAGATCATCGACGACGACCACCCCGCGATCTGA
- a CDS encoding C4-dicarboxylate ABC transporter substrate-binding protein: protein MALAIAGAAGASTAHADKWDMPLAYAATNFHSENAAEFGKCVAGASGGAIDIVTHPSGSLFKGNEIWRAVQTGQAPIGERLISAHANENPLFGIDSVPFLASSFEESEKLWSVARDAVAQALDEKNLVLLYAVPWPPQGLYFKKSVASVADMKGVRFRSYNTATARLAELTGMLPVQVEAAELSQALATGVAESFISSGATGYDRKVWEHLTHFYEVDSWLPRNVVFVNKDVWNGLDDAKRKALTDCATTAASEGLKRSIAYTQFTLKGLREGGMTVGPASETLVKELKAIGVTMTEEWLKEAGDGGRAIVEAFRKM from the coding sequence ATGGCGCTCGCCATTGCCGGTGCTGCCGGCGCCTCAACGGCCCATGCGGACAAATGGGACATGCCGCTCGCCTACGCGGCGACCAACTTCCATTCCGAAAACGCCGCAGAATTCGGTAAGTGCGTCGCTGGCGCCTCGGGCGGTGCGATCGATATCGTGACGCACCCGTCGGGCTCGCTGTTCAAGGGCAACGAGATCTGGCGCGCCGTGCAAACCGGACAGGCGCCGATCGGCGAGCGTCTCATCTCGGCGCACGCCAACGAGAACCCGCTGTTCGGCATCGACTCGGTGCCGTTCCTGGCCTCCTCTTTCGAAGAGAGCGAAAAGCTCTGGTCGGTGGCGCGCGACGCCGTTGCCCAGGCGCTCGATGAGAAGAATCTCGTCCTCCTCTATGCCGTGCCGTGGCCGCCGCAAGGGCTCTACTTCAAGAAGTCGGTCGCGTCGGTGGCCGATATGAAGGGCGTGCGCTTTCGTTCGTACAACACCGCAACGGCGCGGCTCGCAGAGTTGACCGGCATGCTGCCGGTTCAGGTGGAGGCGGCCGAGCTCAGTCAGGCGCTGGCGACCGGCGTTGCCGAGAGCTTCATCTCCTCCGGCGCAACGGGTTACGACCGCAAGGTCTGGGAGCATCTGACGCACTTCTACGAGGTGGACTCCTGGCTGCCGCGCAATGTCGTGTTCGTCAACAAGGACGTCTGGAACGGGCTCGACGATGCCAAGCGCAAGGCCCTCACGGACTGCGCCACGACGGCTGCGAGCGAGGGCCTCAAGCGTTCGATCGCCTACACACAATTCACTCTCAAGGGTCTGCGTGAAGGCGGCATGACGGTCGGACCAGCCAGTGAGACGCTCGTCAAGGAACTCAAGGCGATCGGTGTCACCATGACCGAGGAGTGGCTCAAGGAAGCCGGTGACGGCGGTCGAGCGATCGTGGAAGCATTCCGCAAGATGTAG
- a CDS encoding TRAP transporter small permease subunit — translation MQAIGGVVRRVLDGLYLGAGVLAACFTIAILVIIVAQMVARWTGNVFPGATDYAGYCMAGASFLAFAYALDRGAHIRVSILLNAFGTRRWWLEIWCYGIAALVATFFARYAVKGTYLSWKLKDMSQGLDRTPTWIPQLAMAVGTVLLAIALWDHLVRLLVNGRVGVADGADDNRGRE, via the coding sequence ATGCAGGCGATCGGTGGCGTCGTCAGGCGCGTGCTCGATGGGCTCTATCTCGGGGCTGGCGTGCTCGCGGCATGCTTCACGATCGCGATCCTCGTCATCATCGTTGCACAGATGGTGGCGCGCTGGACGGGGAACGTCTTTCCGGGCGCCACGGATTATGCCGGCTATTGCATGGCGGGAGCCTCGTTCCTCGCCTTCGCCTACGCCCTCGATCGCGGAGCGCACATCCGCGTCTCGATCCTGCTCAACGCCTTCGGGACGCGGCGCTGGTGGCTCGAAATCTGGTGCTACGGCATCGCTGCTCTCGTTGCCACGTTCTTTGCCCGATATGCCGTCAAGGGCACCTATCTCTCTTGGAAACTCAAGGACATGAGCCAAGGGCTCGACCGGACCCCGACATGGATCCCGCAGTTGGCCATGGCGGTCGGGACGGTGCTGCTCGCGATCGCGCTCTGGGATCATCTCGTGCGCCTTCTCGTCAACGGACGCGTTGGCGTTGCCGACGGAGCAGACGACAATCGCGGTCGCGAGTAG
- a CDS encoding TRAP transporter large permease subunit, with product MEQLAPIAVFLFVLFLLLGTGVWVGLALIGVAYVGMEMFTSRPAGDAMITTIWTTSSSWALTALPLFIWMGEILYRTRLSEDMFRGLSPWMAGLPGRLIHTNIVGCTVFAAVSGSSAATLTTVGRMSIPELRRRNYPEPMIIGTLAGAATLGLMIPPSLTLIVYGVTVNESISKLFMAGVVPGLVLALMFMAYVAVRASLSRDFNPDPEPAMSFSQKIANSRFLIPVILLIVLVIGSMYLGYATATEAAAFGVLGALVLAAGQGSLNWHTFSESLMGATRTSAMIALILAGAAFLALSMGFTGLPRALANFIAAFELTRFELLMALLVFYIILGCFLDGISSVVLTMAVVEPMIRQAGIDIIWFGIFIVVVVEMAQITPPIGFNLFVLQGMTRHEMGYIAKAAFPMFLIMVVMVFVLIAVPELATWLPDNMRQMPR from the coding sequence ATGGAGCAGCTGGCGCCGATCGCGGTTTTTCTCTTCGTTCTGTTCCTCCTGCTCGGCACTGGCGTTTGGGTCGGCCTCGCCCTCATCGGGGTCGCTTACGTCGGCATGGAGATGTTCACGTCGCGTCCGGCCGGCGATGCCATGATCACGACGATCTGGACGACCTCGTCCTCCTGGGCACTGACGGCGCTGCCGCTGTTCATCTGGATGGGGGAGATCCTCTATCGCACCCGCCTTTCGGAGGACATGTTCCGGGGGCTCTCGCCGTGGATGGCGGGGTTGCCGGGGCGGCTCATCCACACAAACATCGTCGGCTGCACCGTGTTCGCTGCCGTTTCCGGCTCCTCGGCGGCAACGCTGACCACCGTCGGGCGGATGTCTATCCCCGAACTCCGGCGGCGCAACTATCCCGAACCGATGATCATCGGCACGCTCGCGGGGGCGGCCACGCTCGGCCTCATGATCCCGCCGTCGCTGACGCTGATCGTCTACGGGGTCACGGTGAACGAATCGATTTCCAAGTTGTTCATGGCCGGCGTCGTGCCCGGCCTCGTGCTCGCCCTGATGTTCATGGCCTACGTCGCGGTTCGCGCCTCGTTGTCGCGGGATTTCAATCCCGACCCGGAACCGGCCATGAGCTTTTCGCAGAAGATCGCCAATTCCCGCTTTCTCATCCCCGTCATTCTGCTCATCGTCCTCGTGATCGGCTCGATGTACCTCGGCTATGCGACGGCGACGGAGGCGGCGGCGTTCGGCGTGCTCGGGGCGCTGGTGCTGGCGGCTGGTCAGGGTTCGCTCAACTGGCACACCTTCAGCGAAAGCCTCATGGGGGCGACGCGGACCTCGGCGATGATCGCGTTGATCCTGGCCGGTGCGGCCTTCCTGGCGTTGTCGATGGGCTTTACCGGACTGCCGCGGGCACTCGCCAATTTCATCGCCGCGTTCGAGCTCACTCGGTTCGAGCTGCTGATGGCGCTGCTCGTCTTCTACATCATCCTCGGCTGCTTCCTCGACGGCATCTCGTCCGTGGTGCTCACCATGGCCGTGGTCGAGCCGATGATCCGGCAGGCCGGCATCGACATCATCTGGTTCGGCATCTTCATCGTGGTGGTCGTTGAGATGGCGCAGATCACGCCGCCGATCGGGTTCAACCTCTTCGTCTTGCAGGGTATGACGCGTCACGAGATGGGCTATATCGCCAAGGCGGCATTTCCCATGTTCCTCATCATGGTGGTGATGGTGTTCGTGCTCATCGCCGTGCCGGAACTCGCGACCTGGCTGCCCGACAACATGCGACAAATGCCGCGATGA